CTTCATCAGAAAGAGGTCGTTTCCTTCTTTTCTGGTAGAATAGAAAAGAATTCGATCTCCATCGGGCGACCACTTCGGAAACCTATTGTATCCGGTGTCTGTCAGTAGCTGTAGGTCTCCGGTGTTGACATTGATTTTGTAAATGTGATTCGTAGGCGTTGGAACGTCGGGTAGATTGGACGTAAAGGCGATCCATTGTCCATCGGGCGACCAATCGGGATCAAAATCTGCTTTCGATGCCAGATGGGTCGTTAGGGGACGGAGTTCGTTGTGATTCCTATTCATCAGATAAATCCTGTTAGTGCCACTCCGATTAGAAACAAAAGCCATCCACTGTCCGTCAGGTGAGAATGCGGCTTGCCAATCTCGTGCTAGGTGGTTTGTGAGGTTCTGAAGATTTTTCTCTTTTGTATCCATGATGTAAATCTCATTGTTCCCCTCTCTCGGAGAAGTGAAGGCGATATGTGTCGCCTCAGAGACTTGTGCATAAAATCCCACCGCAAGTAGGAAATACACGAATATCACTGTTGTTTGCAACGGGATATAGATAATTTTACATTTCATTTTTCTGCTCTCCGGTGTGTCATTCAGAAATAATCCGTTTGACTCAGGAAGGGACCTGAAAAGGTTAAGAAAACTTAATCTCCTTTATCCGCAACCGTGTAAAACTGAATTGTGTCAATGTTCCCGGCTCCCGTCATTGAATGTTTTGTAATTTTGATAGCGTCTGTCTCAGCAATAAGTGGGATTTCATACGGGAATTGGATTCCGCCGGGTACTTTCTTGGTAGGTACCCATTGATTTCTCTTGTCACGCACGTGAATTTCAATGTTTCGGATTTTTCCAGAGCCGAGAAGCACAACTTTCCGAATATCCGCTCTCTCTGGGAGCGAATAAATTTCGCCGTGGAAAGTCATCTTTTCACTCACTGGACGATCTACCAAAACATACTCCTGCTCCGTAAAAAGTGCGGTGCATCCGATCTGTGACAAACAAGCGAGCATAAAGATTAGGTATTTCCATCTACGCATGATTCTTTCTCCTTAATTCTATAGACATAGCACCCCTACGGGGTGAGGAAAGAGACAAAAACGCTTTCTGAAATGTGCGAAACTTGTTAGTAGCAACTTGGGTGACTAATAGGTGGAGCGATGCGGCAATCGAGTCGGGAAAGCCTATCGCATCGCTCCGTATTTTCCAAGGAGGAAGGCTCTCCCCTGGTTTACTCAGCGTTGTTAGTATACTTAGCAATTTTCATGCCAAAGACAATTCAAAAAAATCGTGTTTAAAGATGGATTTCTCATAATCCTACTTGACGGAATGCTTTCTGATGTTCAATTTTTGGACAGTTTTGTTCAAAGTCCTGTGTGTAGAAGTTCTTGACATTCGTCGATTTTCCAAGTATACTGAGCGGCGGAATGGTGCAAAGAGAATTTTCAATGCAATAACATCTTTGACAACGCTGCGGCGAAAGCAGATCTGAACTTCCGATGGACGATTCCATTTGTTGAGAGTGTCCGTCGTATTGTGGCTTGGGTGGATGCCAGCGACCGCATTCACGACAAAGATGAACCTCCAATTTACAGCGAAATTATTGAAAGGCGGAAGAATCTTAGCACGAAAGAGACTTTTTTCGGTTCATCTGACAACACAGAGACTTAAATGCAGTATTCAATCTTTCTTTATTCACGTCGAAACTTGAAAGTTTCGTTCCTTGTGACGATATCAACGCTTTTTATTATGACAATGACACCAACCAATTTGCTGGCAGAAGGTGCTGAGAAAACGCACCCTAAAAGGGTAATATTTGAGACGGATATGTCTACCGACGTAGATGATGTTGGCGCGCTCGCTGTACTGCACGCTTTGGCAGATGGCGGTGAGGCTGAAATCCTTGCGATCAGTTTCAATGAAGTACATCCGAGTGCTGCCGATGCCATTTGTGCAATAAATACATGGTATAATCGGGGCAACATTCCGATCGGTATCTATAAGGGCGATCTCGCTGACCCTGATGAATCCAGCTACTTGGACACGATCGCTAATTTCCCACACAATCTCCCAACTATTCCAACCCCCAGTTCCTTAGAGCTTTATCTACAGGTGCTTGATGAACAACCCGATAGTTCGGTGACGATTATCAGCGTTGGGTTCCTCAACAATCTCTACGATCTTCTGAAAGCTGATCCTAATCTCATTACGCAGAAAGTCACTGAACTCGTGGTGATGGCAGGGGTTGTTAACGACCCTTACAACACAGTTCGCCACGATTTGATTGATAAGTCAGAATATGTTATCCGTAATTGGCCGACACGGCTTGTTATCAGCCATTATGGAGAGTCTGTACAGACCGGAGCGAGACTCGCAGAAACGCCTGCCGAAAATCCTGTCCGAGAGGCATATTATCGGCGATTCAACGGGCAGTACAAGGGGCGTTCCAGTTGGGATCAGCTTGCGGTTCTATATGGTGTGCGCGGTCTTAGCGACTACTTTACTGAAATTACAGATGGCAAAGGTAGGTTGTCGAATGGATACGAATGGGAGATGAAACCCGGTTTTCGGTCTTATCTGGATCCGAAGGTGTCGGATAGTGAGTTTGTCCGTATTGTTGAAGACTTGATGATTAAACCGCCGCGGAGATAACCTAAAAAGCGCAGCTGTATAATTTCAGTTTGTAGTAGCGCAATTCGTTGCGCGTTTGTGTTTTATAATGGGTGATGAATCGCCCTACTACGAACTTAAGGATGTCCTGAAAGGAACACCAGCCACAATGGCGGACTTTTACAC
This DNA window, taken from Candidatus Poribacteria bacterium, encodes the following:
- a CDS encoding nucleoside hydrolase gives rise to the protein MQYSIFLYSRRNLKVSFLVTISTLFIMTMTPTNLLAEGAEKTHPKRVIFETDMSTDVDDVGALAVLHALADGGEAEILAISFNEVHPSAADAICAINTWYNRGNIPIGIYKGDLADPDESSYLDTIANFPHNLPTIPTPSSLELYLQVLDEQPDSSVTIISVGFLNNLYDLLKADPNLITQKVTELVVMAGVVNDPYNTVRHDLIDKSEYVIRNWPTRLVISHYGESVQTGARLAETPAENPVREAYYRRFNGQYKGRSSWDQLAVLYGVRGLSDYFTEITDGKGRLSNGYEWEMKPGFRSYLDPKVSDSEFVRIVEDLMIKPPRR